The window taggctctatcatgtatgcaatgctgtgtaccagacctgatgtgtgccttgctataagtttagcagggaggtaccaaagtaatccaggagtggatcactggacagcggtcaagaacatcctgaaatacctgaaaaggactaaggatatgtttctcgtatatggaggtgataaagagctcaccgtaagaggttacgttgatgcaagctttgacactgatccggacgattctaaatcgcaaaccggatacgtgtttactttaaacggtggagctgtcagttggtgcagttataaacaaagcgtcgtaacgggatctacatgtgaagcggagtacatagctgcttcggaagcagcgaacgaaggagtctggatgaaggagttcatatccgatctaggtgtcatacctagtgcatcgggtccaatgaaaatcttttgtgacaatactggtgcaattgccttagcaaaggaatccagatttcacaaaaggaccaaacacatcaagagacgcttcaactccatccgggatctagtccaggtgggagacatagagatttgcaagatacatacggatctgaatgttgcagactcgttgactaagcctcttccacgagcaaaacatgatcagcaccaaggctccatgggtgttagaatcattactgtgtaatctagattattgactctagtgcaagtgggagactgaaggaaatatgccctagaggcaataataaagttattatttatttccttacatcatgataaatgtttattattcatgctagaattgtattaaccagaaacataatacatgtgtgaatacatagacaaacagagtgtcactagtatgcctctactagactagctcgttaatcaaagatggttatgtttcctaaccatgaacaatgtgttgttatttgattaacgaggtcacatcattagttgaattatctgattgacatgacccattccattagcttggcacccgatcgtttagtatgttgctattgctttcttcatgacttatacatgttcctgtgactatgagattatgcaactcccgtttgccggaggaacactttgggttctaccaaacgtcacaacataactgggtgattataaaggagtactacaggtgtttccaatggtagatgttgggttggcgtatttcgagaataggatttgtcactccgattgtcggagaggtatctctgggccctctcggtaatacacatcacataagccttgcaagcattataactaagatgttagttgtgagatgatgtattacggaacgagtaaagagacttgccagtaacgagattgaactaggtattggataccgacgatcgaatctcgggcaagtaacataccgatgacaaagggaacaacgtatgttgttatgcggtctgaccgataaagatcttcgtagaatatgttggagccaatatgggcatccaggtcccgctattggttattgaccggagacgtgtctcggtcatgtctacattgttctcgaaccgtagggtccgcacgcttaacgttacgatgacagttattatgagtttatgcattttgatgaaccgtaggttgttcggagtcccggatgtgatcacggacatgacaaggagtctcgaaatggtcgagacgtaaagattaatatattggaagcctatgtttggacatcggaagtgttccaggtgaaatcgggattttaccggaataccgggagggttaccggaaccccccgggagctatatgggccataatgggccttagtggaaaagggaaggggctgccctagatgggctgcgcgcctcccccttcccctagtcctattaggactaggagaggtggccggccacctcctcctcttttcccctccgaggaatcctagttggactaggattggagggggaatcctactcccagagggagtaggactctcctgcgcctccctccttggccggccagccctccccctggcaacctttatatacgggggcagggggcacctctagacacacaagttgatccttgagatcgttccttagccgtgtgcggtgccccctgccaccaaatTCCACCTCGATCAcaccgttgtagtgcttaggcgaagccctgcgtcggtagtacatcaagatcgtcaccacgccgtcgtgctgacggaactcttcctcgacgctttgctggatcggagcccgaggatcgtcatcgagctgaacgtgtgctaagaactcggaggtgccggagtaacggtgcttggatcggtcggatcgggaagaagacgtacgactacttcctctatgttgtgtcaacgcttccgttgcgatctacaagggtacgtagatcagactctccccctcgttgctatgcatcaccatgatcttgcgtgtgcgtaggaatttttttgaaattactacgttccccaacagtggcatccgagcctaggttttatggtttgatattatttgcacgagtagaacacaagtgagttgtgggcgatacaagtcatactgcctaccagcatgtcatactttggttcggcggtattgttggacgagacgacccggaccaaccttacgcgtacgcttacgcgagaccggttccctcgacgtgctttgcacatagatggcttgcgggcgactgtctctccaactttagttgaaccaagtgtggctacgcccggtccttgagaaggttaaaacggagtctatttgacaaactatcgttgtggttttgatgcgtaggtgagatgagttcttgcttaagcccgtagcagccacgtaaaacttgcaacaacaaagtagaggacgtctaacttgtttttgtagggcatgttgtgatgtgatatggccaagacatgatgctaaattttattgtatgagatgatcatgttttgtaaccaagttatcggcaactggaaggagccatatggttgtcgttttattgtatgcaatgcaatcgcgatgtaatgctttactttattgctaagcggtagtgatagtcgtggagcataagattggcgagacgacaacgatgctacgatggagatcaaggtgtcgtgccggtgacgatggtgatcatgatggtgcttcggagatggagatcacaagcacaagatgatgatggccatatcatatcacttatattgattgcatgtgatgtttatccttttatgcatcttatcttgctttgattgacggtagcattataagatgatctctcactaaattatcaagaagtgttctccctgagtatgcactgttgccaaagttcgtcgtgcccagacaccacgtgatgatcgggtgtggtaagctctacgtccatctacaacgggtgctagCCAgttttgcgcacgcagaatactcaggttaaacttgacgagcctagcatatgcagatatggcctcggaacacagagaccgaaaggtcgagcgtgaatcatatagtagatatgatcaacataacgatgttcaccattgaaaactactccatctcacgtgatgatcggttatggtttagttgatttggatcacgtgatcacttagaggattagagggatgtctatctaagtgggagttcttaagtaattttgattaactgaacttaaacttatcatgaacttagtacctgatagtatcttgcttgtttatgttgattgtagatagatggctcgtgctgttgttccattgaattttaatgcgttccttgagaaagcaaagttgaaagatgatggtagcaattacacggactgggtccgtaacctgaggattatcctcattgctgcacagaagaattacgtcctggaagcaccgctgggtgccaggcctgctgctggagcaacaccagatgttatgaacgtctggcagagcaaagctgatgactactcgatagttcagtgtgccatgctttacggcttagaatcgggacttcaacggcgttttgaacgtcatggagcatatgagatgttccaggagttgaagttaatatttcaagcaaatgcccgaattgagagatatgaagtctccaataagttctatagctgcaagatggaggagaacagttctgtcagtgagcatatactcaaaatgtctgggtataataatcacttgattcagatgggagttaatcttccagatgattgcgtcattgacagaattctccaatcactgccaccaagctacaagagcttcgtgatgaactataatatgcaagggatgaacaagactattcccgagctcttcgcaatgctgaaagctgcggaggtaaaaatcaagaaggagcatcaagtgttgatggtcaaaaagaccactagtttcaagaaaaagggcaaagggaagaagaaggggaacttcaagaagaacagcaagcaagttgctgctcaggagaagcaacccaagtctggacctaagcctgaaactgagtgcttctactgcaagcagactggtcactagaagcggaactgccccaagtatttggcggataagaaggatggcaaggtgaacaaaggtatatgtgatatacatgttattgatgtgtaccttactagagctcgcagtagcacctgggtatttgatagtggttctgttgctaatatttgcaactcgaaacagggactacggaataagcggacactggcaaaggacgaggtgacgatgcgcgtgggaaacggttccaaagtcgatgtgatcgcagtcggcacgctacctctacatctaccttcgggattaatattagacctaaataattgttatttggtgccagcgttgagcatgaacattatatctggatcttgtttaatgcgagacggttattcatttaaatcagagaataatggttgttctatttatatgagtaatatcttttatggtcatgcacccttgaagagtggtctattctagttaaatctcgatagtagtgatacacatattcataatgtagaagccaaaagatgcagagttgataatgatagtgcaacttatttgtggcactgccgtttaggtcatatcggtgtaaagcgcatgaagaaactccatactgatggacttttggaaccacttgattatgaatcacttggtacttgcgaaccgtgcctcatgggcaagatgactaaaacaccgttctccggtactatggagagagcaacagatttattggaaatcatacataccgatgtatgtggtccaatgaatattgaggctcgtggcggatatcgttattttctcaccttcacagatgatttaagcagatatgggtatatctacttaatgaaacacaagtctgaaacatttgaaaagttcaaggaatttcagagtgaatttgaaaatcatcgtaacaagaaaataaagtttctacgatctgatcgtggaggagaatatttgagttacgagtttggtgtacatttgaaaaattgtggaatagtttcgcaactcacgccacccggaacaccacagcgtaatggtgtgtccaaacgtcgtaatcgtactttactagatatggtgcgatctatgatgtctcttgctgatttaccgctatcattttggggttatgctttagagacggccgcattcacgttaaatagggcaccatcaaaatccgttgagacgacgccttatgaactatggtttggcatgaaaccgaagttgtcgtttcttaaagtttggggctgcgatgcttatgtgaaaaagcttcaacctgataagctcgaacccaaatcggagaaatgtgtcttcataggatacccaaaggagactgttgggtacaccttctatcacagatacgaaggcaagacattcgttgctaagaatggatcatttctagagaaggagtttctctcgaaagaagtgagtgggaggaaagtagaacttgacgaggtaactgtacctgctccattattggaaaatagtacatcgcagaaaactgtttctgcgacacctataccaattagtaaggaagctaatgatgatgatcatgaaacttcaggtcaagatactactgaaccacgtagatcaaccagagtgagatccgcaccagagtggtatggtaatccaattctggaagtcatgctactagatcatgatgaacctacaaactatgaagaagcgatggtgagcccagattccgcaaaatggcttgaggccatgaaatctgagatgggatccatgtatgagaacaaagtatggactttggttgacttgcccgatggtcggcaagcaattgagaataaatggatcttcaagaaaaagactgacgctgacggtaatgttactgtctataaagctcgacttgttgcaaaaggttttcgacaagttcaaggggttgactacgatgagaccttctcacccgtagcgatgcttaagtctgtccgaatcatgttagcaattgccgcgttttatgattatgaaatatggcagatggatgtcaaaactgcattcctgaatggatttctggaagaagagttgtatatgatgcaaccggaaggttttgtcgatccaaagggagctaacaaagtgtgcaagctccagcgatccatttatggactggtgcaagcctctcggagttggaataaacgctttgatagtgtgatcaaagcatttggttttatacagacgtttggagaagcctgtatttacaagaaagtgagtgggagctctgtagcatttctgatattatatgtggatgacatattgctgattggaaatgatatagaatttctggatagcataaagggatacttgaataagagtttttcaatgaaagacctcggtggagctgcttacatattgggcattaagatctatagagatagatcaagacgcttaattggactttcacaaagcacataccttgacaagattttgaagaagttcaaaatggatcaagcaaagaaagggttcttgcctgtgttacaaggtgtgaagttgagtcagactcaatgcccgaccactgcagaagatagagagaaaatgaaagatgttccctatgcttcagccataggctctatcatgtatgcaatggtgtgtaccagacctgatgtgtgccttgctataagtttagcagggaggtaccaaagtaatccaagagtggatcactggagagcggtcaagaacatcctgaaatacctgaaaaggactaaggatatgtttctcgtatatggaggtgacaaagagctcaccgtaagaggttacgttgatgcaagctttgacactgatccggacgattctaaatcgcaaaccagatacgtgtttactttaaacggtggagctgtcagttggtgcagttctaaacaaatcgtcgtagcgggatctacatgtgaagcggagtacatagctgcttcggaagcagcgaacgaaggactctggatgaaggagttcatatccgatctaggtgtcatacctagtgcatcgggtccaatgaaaatcttttgtgacaatactggtgcaattgccttagcaaaggaatccagatttcacaaaaggaccaaacacatcaagagacgcttcaactccattcgggatctagtccaggtgggagacatagagatttgcaagatacatacggatctgaatgttgcagacccgttgactaagcctcttccacgagcaaaacatgatcagcaccaaggctccatgggtgttagaatcattactgtgtaatctagattattgactctagtgcaagtgggagactaaaggaaatatgccctagaggcagtaataaagttattatttatttccttacatcatgataaatgtttattattcatgctagaattgtattaaccggaaacataatacatgtgtgaatacatagacaaacagagtgtcactagtatgcctctactagactagctcgttaatcaaagatggttatgtttcctaaccatgaacaatgtgttgttatttgattaacgaggtcacatcattagttgaatgatctgattgacatgacccattccattatcttggcacccgatcgtttagtatgttgctattgctttcttcatgacttatacatgttcctgtgactatgagattatgcaactcccgtttgccggaggaacactttgggtgctaccaaacgtcacaacgtaactggttgattataaaggagtactacaggtgtttccaatggtagatgttggcttggcgtatttcgagaataggatttgtcactccgattgtcggagaggtatctctgggccctctcggtaatacacatcacataagccttgcaagcattataactaagatgttagttgtgagatgatgtattacggaacgagtaaagagacttgccagtaacgagattgaactaggtattggataccgacgatcgaatctcgggcaagtaacataccgatgacaaagggaacaacgtatattgttatgcggtctgaccgataaagatcttcgtagaagatCACGAACGACGCCCAGACGGGTAACATCCGTAGCAGTATCTTCAGCTCCTCAACTTGGGTCACTGTGCAGAAACTCCATGAACACATCGGCAACGCCGTGCATGTCTTGTCTAACGGGGGCAGCACCGCGGCAGCCTTGTCTAGAAACCTGAAGAATGCAATCACATAATTATAACTTATATATAAGAGGTAAGGTCTCGCACTTTAAGTCTACTCATAGATGCAGTTTCTAGATATCGTTTTGTAGCAAATTTTCTGACGAAAATgccttttggagctcggcctccatggaggccggtttttgaaaaacacaaaattcatgaaaattcatatttttacaattcaaaaaaatctgaaaaaaattacagatatacatggaggcataacacacatgtgtgtaaatttttaggatgaaatacgttgaaatgaaagctgtgcaaaaaagacaaatccgaggctttttaacacatgttactattcatcctcaaagttcagaaatttgtcttttttgtgtaggtCGCATTTCGAAGTATTTCATCTTGAATTTTTACATGCACATACATTTCATCCGTGTATAGTTGCATATTTATTTTCAGAAATTTTTGAAGttaaaaagtttgaattttgaatttttcaaaaataaagggCTCCATGGTGCTCGGTCACCAAAACGCCCTACTCATTTTCTGATATCTTTTGTGCTTGCAAAAAAGATGTCACACCTCACAATTGCACAAAAAGATGTCATAGCTCAATGAAATAACTTGTTTCTAAATGTCAAATTTAGACTATGGATTGATTTTAGTAATGCAATAATTGAAGTACCTGAATTGATTCGTATGCTGAATATTGTGACTTGATTCAGGTGCTGATGACGAACTGGTCGGCTCGTACAAGGACGATATATCATCTGGCAGTTGCACATGCCACTTCCTGATGGCCGCAACGAGCACCTGACAGATGCTCGTGAATGGGCTTGCTCTCAGTTTCCTGAACCTGTACACTCTGGAGCCACCAACAAACGCTGCTAGGCCCAAGGCCATGAGCACCGTTGGGATCGCGAAACTAAGCCCCCACCAACCATTGTCCTGCAGCCAAACAAGCAGTGTGCTCGACAGAAGGGAGCCGAGATTGAGCAGGAAGTAGTACCAGTTGAAGAAGGAGCCCTTCTTCTCCAGCTCTGTCAGGTCCCCGCTGTCGAACTGGTCGGCACCGAAGGCCGACGCGCAGGGTTTGATGCCAGCGCTCCCAAGCCCGGCAAGATAAAGTCCTAGGTACACCACCACAGCATGATGAACATCACCATGGTAGTAGGATGTCGGGACTGATGCTGAGACCGTGAGCACGAGCATCCCCTGTCAAATTTGCAGTGTTGAGAGTCGCAATTATCATTACAGAGATCTGGTGGGTTAGCCGTGCTGTGCTAGCCGTACTTACAATGGTGTAGACCGAAAGGGAAACAACCATCGTCCAGTATCTTCCCAGATATGTGTCAGCCAAGAAGGCCCCAATAAGTGGCGCGAGGAAGCATG is drawn from Triticum dicoccoides isolate Atlit2015 ecotype Zavitan chromosome 4A, WEW_v2.0, whole genome shotgun sequence and contains these coding sequences:
- the LOC119283715 gene encoding protein NRT1/ PTR FAMILY 8.3-like, with amino-acid sequence MEAAADEERPLLHLQPLLNQDVGSEYTSDGSVDINNQPALKHNTGNWRACYMILGVEFCECIAFFAIASNLVTYLTTVLHESKVAAARDVSAWVGACFLAPLIGAFLADTYLGRYWTMVVSLSVYTIGMLVLTVSASVPTSYYHGDVHHAVVVYLGLYLAGLGSAGIKPCASAFGADQFDSGDLTELEKKGSFFNWYYFLLNLGSLLSSTLLVWLQDNGWWGLSFAIPTVLMALGLAAFVGGSRVYRFRKLRASPFTSICQVLVAAIRKWHVQLPDDISSLYEPTSSSSAPESSHNIQHTNQFRFLDKAAAVLPPLDKTCTALPMCSWSFCTVTQVEELKILLRMLPVWASFVIFYEDLYRTSNGELVCVANVALTCFAENALTDEVTSCFGEISSTPILKVLPCSNP